One Hermetia illucens chromosome 4, iHerIll2.2.curated.20191125, whole genome shotgun sequence DNA segment encodes these proteins:
- the LOC119653966 gene encoding uncharacterized protein LOC119653966, with amino-acid sequence MSNTECKEADYQHALNVWKQFNCGVMWDYLELYLKTDVLLLTDVFENFRNVCKNIYGLYPCQYYTTPGLSWDAMLKITSIKLELLTDIEMHHFVKRGIRGGITQCSHRHSTANNKYMKNYKEEDPSKYLMYVDANNLYGWAMSQPLPYAEFKWVENIVDFDVLSIAADSDIGYILEVDLEYPISKHDEHNDLPLCPENKIPHNSKTNKLIVDLTDKQKYVIHYRNLQQCIQNGLKLTRIYRILQFKQSSWLKEYIDLNTHYRKMSKNPFEKNFFKLLNNAVYGKTMENVDKRKDVKIVTDWESRGRHSGVRVLISKPNFHSAAVFTPNMAAIQMDRVFTCYDKPIYLGFTVLDLSKLKMYDFHYHYMKPKYNDKLILNYMDTDSFIYTIETEDVYKDILSDIDTQFDTSEYAIDNIYNIPQKNAKVLGLMKDENNGKIMTEFIGLRSKMYSFSVENDGFVKKAKGVKKIIMDGLSLDDYRDCLFRKKIFIGNMFIFRSKMHNLYTECINKIALNYLDDKRFIREDGVRTYAWGHFNIRMDVN; translated from the coding sequence aTGTCAAACACTGAGTGCAAAGAAGCAGATTATCAACATGCGCTCAATGTTTGGAAGCAATTCAATTGTGGTGTTATGTGGGACTATTTGGAGTTGTATCTGAAAACAGATGTTTTGCTTCTAACAGATGTTTTTGAAAACTTTCGAAAtgtttgtaaaaatatatatgggCTTTATCCTTGTCAATATTATACGACTCCTGGCTTATCATGGGATGCCATGCTTAAAATTACATCCATAAAACTGGAGCTTCTCACAGATATCGAAATGCATCACTTTGTGAAAAGAGGAATTAGGGGGGGTATTACGCAATGTTCGCATCGCCATTcaactgcaaataataaatatatgaaaaattataaagaaGAGGATCCTTCCAAATATTTAATGTATGTAGATGCTAATAATCTATACGGATGGGCAATGTCACAGCCGCTTCCCTATGCTGAATTCAAGTGGGTTGAAAATATAGTTGATTTTGATGTTTTGAGTATTGCAGCAGATTCGGATATTGGATACATATTGGAAGTTGATTTGGAGTATCCAATATCAAAACATGATGAGCACAATGATTTGCCATTATGTCCAGAAAATAAAATCCCGCATAATTCGAAAACTAACAAACTGATTGTGGATTTAACAGACAAGCAAAAATATGTTATCCACTATCGGAATCTGCAGCAATGCATTCAAAATGGTTTGAAACTGACTCGCATCTACAGGATTTTACAGTTTAAACAATCCAGTTGGTTGAAGGAATATATCGATTTAAATACCCATTACAGGAAAATGAGTAAAAATCCTTTCGAGaaaaattttttcaaacttttgaatAATGCAGTTTATGGTAAAACCATGGAAAACGTTGACAAAAGAAAGGACGTAAAAATTGTTACCGATTGGGAGAGTCGAGGCAGACATTCAGGCGTTCGAGTGCTTATTTCAAAACCCAATTTTCACAGCGCAGCTGTATTTACACCAAACATGGCAGCTATCCAAATGGATAGAGTATTTACTTGTTACGACAAACCAATTTACTTGGGATTTACTGTGCTTGATCTATCCAAACTGAAAATGTATGATTTTCACTATCATTATATGAAACCTAAGTATAATGATAAGCTCATTCTAAATTACATGGATACGGACAGTTTCATTTACACTATCGAAACGGAAGATGTGTACAAAGATATTTTGTCTGATATTGATACACAATTTGATACATCAGAATATGCTAtcgataatatatataatattcctCAAAAAAATGCTAAAGTCTTGGgtttgatgaaagatgaaaatAATGGTAAGATAATGACAGAATTTATAGGATTAAGATCTAAAATGTATTCATTTAGCGTAGAAAATGAcggttttgttaaaaaagccaAAGGagttaagaaaataataatggatGGTTTAAGTTTAGATGATTATCGTGATTgtctatttagaaaaaaaatatttataggtAACATGTTTATATTTAGGTCTAAGATGCATAA